One window of Leifsonia sp. AK011 genomic DNA carries:
- a CDS encoding MoxR family ATPase, which produces MPVTQEQATWFADAFQKLVANIDKAIVGKDHVIRLVLTALISDGHVLLEDYPGTGKTVLAKALANTIDGTNSRIQFTPDLLPSDVTGVQIYDQGKGKFQFHPGPIFASVVLADEINRASPKTQSALLEVMEEGIVTVDGESHSVGAPFLVIATQNPVEQAGTYKLPEAQLDRFLIKTSLGYPDTKTAVALLMDSGTRARASLVSPIIKSESIVAMADLAAEVFVDESVMQYLSDIVDATRRNKDVMLGVSMRGAMALARAIKTWAITMGRTYATPDDVRELAPYVLGHRLLLDPESEFAGVKANDVIQRILVDIEPPAYRAA; this is translated from the coding sequence ATGCCAGTAACTCAGGAGCAGGCAACGTGGTTCGCTGACGCGTTCCAGAAGCTGGTCGCCAACATCGACAAGGCGATCGTGGGCAAGGATCACGTCATCCGTCTCGTGCTAACCGCACTCATCTCTGACGGCCACGTGCTTCTCGAGGACTACCCAGGCACCGGCAAGACCGTGCTCGCCAAGGCCCTCGCCAACACGATCGACGGCACCAACTCTCGCATCCAGTTCACGCCGGACCTCCTACCGTCGGATGTCACGGGCGTGCAGATCTACGACCAGGGCAAGGGCAAGTTCCAGTTCCACCCCGGCCCGATCTTCGCCTCGGTGGTGCTGGCCGACGAGATCAACCGGGCCAGCCCCAAGACGCAGAGCGCGTTGCTCGAGGTGATGGAGGAGGGCATCGTCACCGTCGATGGCGAGAGCCACTCCGTCGGCGCGCCCTTCCTCGTCATCGCGACACAGAACCCCGTCGAGCAGGCTGGTACCTACAAGCTGCCGGAGGCCCAGCTCGACCGGTTCCTCATCAAGACGTCGCTCGGATACCCCGACACCAAGACCGCCGTGGCGCTCCTGATGGATTCGGGCACGCGTGCCCGTGCATCCCTCGTGTCTCCCATCATCAAGTCCGAGTCGATCGTCGCCATGGCCGACCTCGCGGCCGAGGTCTTCGTCGACGAGTCAGTCATGCAATACCTGAGCGACATCGTCGACGCGACTCGGAGAAACAAGGACGTCATGCTCGGCGTGAGCATGCGCGGCGCCATGGCACTGGCCCGGGCGATCAAGACGTGGGCCATCACCATGGGGCGCACCTATGCGACTCCCGATGATGTGCGCGAGCTCGCACCGTACGTTCTCGGCCATCGTCTACTGCTCGACCCGGAGTCGGAGTTCGCCGGCGTCAAGGCGAACGATGTGATCCAGCGCATCCTGGTGGACATCGAGCCTCCCGCCTACCGCGCCGCGTAG
- a CDS encoding Ig-like domain-containing protein: MNALTGWVKTRKTTASALVIAVIVGVPLTVAALHPGFPVSDVDLTSRDVWVTNGEQLLGGRLNRQIDELNGSVIASSANFDVRQDGDTLFLIDPDAGRVESVNPASTEVTSAIDVPVGSEVTYGGDTIAIVDPDGNLWAIPSVGDLVFNYVSNPPLIELGPDAHAVVTREGAVIAVSQRDKKLYRIADLASVPEQKDFPAVGEFQLAAVGETAVVFDQSTNEIITQGGAAYGLGEEQGLRLQQTGPDSPSVIVATADSLVRVSLASGATEVISAEFDSDATSADGVAAPVNQEGCAHGAWASAQKYLLSCEGQDPVALDIEEPTEGGVLEFRVNRTVIALNDLTNGNSWLMNENMRLVDNWDDVIPPEEEESEEVGEEESSIQSFEDTLAERTDTNRPPTAQDDQFGIRPGRTTVLSVLDNDSDPDGDVLVISNYDAISESTGRLDPIDGSRALQFTPAEGFVGTIAFNYTVDDGRGGTASANVSARVVPDGVNEQPYSVRNPGVSVEANQTINYNVLTDWRDPDGDDLYLVGASPKSGDLVRFTPDGFITFTHQTSELGEKEVQFQVTDGTGAPAVGTLKVQVEPAGSLNPVGTPDFETVFVNESVVIKPLANDLSPSGAQLLLVGMDDPAAGAAASFSTDREIITFTADAPGVYYMKYTLQAGANTSVGIVRVDVLERPENTNPPPVAVKDTAYLRSDEPVTVSVLSNDVSPTGKILAVQSIDVPAEAAAKGLVVELLESTLVRITSTSALTEQVNFTYTISDGVATATAGVTVVPVPALTRHQPPVAANDTATVRVGDIATIDVLDNDFHPDSTTMFLDDELITEPEDGLAFISRDELRFQAPTTPGEYHADYRVLDSFGETAAATVTFTVTPLDEDANQDPAPEPLVGRVLAGGSIRVDIPLQGIDPDGDSTQLLKFPTNPSLGSIAEQGTDYFIYEASTAGAGTDTFSYQVYDAFGATGQSTIKIAVIPEPDELQPPTAVPDSVSVRPDRIAQVDLMANDSDPQGAPIKVSPELLDVPDGIEAEVVKERYLVLTAPADEQSFSLRYELTNNRGGSSIGYVLVQVTPDAPLLPPSADDLAIARKDIAGEKSITVDVFDGFAFNPGGKTEDLVLTAEGPNAGAAEVLEQNGRIEVTPGATRQAIAYRVTNTEDELSAMAFILVPAAVSDTFDDPPQIDPDLPVQYVAMNETKEWNLEDILDVPSGRDASIYDKSSVSGVQGNGASSYVDEDTITFTPALDYRGPAAINFTVSDGDSADDPKGNTASLTLPIIVGDPEFKDTPPEFTTPNVQVEIGETTTIDLRSSTAHPNPQILQEVGYSDIRPSSSDLSANLSGSQLSLSLPRTTPKGTTFTVAVTLRWGSFTVPGTINVTAVGSTRPLPVAVTDELESARPVSAFTVNPLANDSNPYQTSGEPLRIVDATITSAGNVGSVSFTDNAIKITPASSPPYFVIEITYTIEDATKDPDRRVNGLVRFTVTDVPDAASKPDREGGSAIGDDQSATIRFSAPASNGKDISSYDVRTVQTNAVTSGCTAGQACTIGGLTNGTAYTFQVRAINANGAGQWSVPSDQITPYGTPNAPVPSVSVTDPWAPGGEIQASWPAVAGTGGETTYYWTASNGVTGTTNGTSTGPIGNLGGGSYTVSVRAVNSGGKSSGDGTSNAGVITAQSPPDTPTITAANASGPYAGSSITWTWSAVTANPGGSANLSYDVRLNGGGWTNVGSVTSYTWSNRPAGNYTLEVRGTNKAGPGGSSPGSTVTIQPTPPPPSNATVSVNGACLLNSTNFYNYTDSCSGTLNAGDPIQAACRGVRNGVWWFYLSSVNNGGGMFIKVGDTNQPLGIVGEC; the protein is encoded by the coding sequence GTGAATGCGCTGACCGGATGGGTCAAAACTCGCAAGACGACCGCATCTGCACTCGTGATCGCGGTCATCGTCGGCGTGCCGCTCACCGTTGCCGCCCTTCATCCCGGGTTCCCCGTCTCGGATGTCGACCTCACCTCGCGTGATGTCTGGGTCACCAACGGTGAGCAGTTGCTCGGCGGGCGACTCAACCGCCAGATCGACGAGTTGAACGGCTCGGTCATCGCCTCAAGCGCCAACTTCGATGTTCGGCAGGACGGCGACACCCTGTTCCTCATCGACCCCGACGCTGGCCGAGTCGAGTCGGTCAACCCGGCGTCAACCGAGGTCACGTCCGCAATCGACGTTCCCGTCGGATCCGAGGTGACCTACGGCGGCGACACGATTGCCATCGTCGATCCCGATGGCAACCTGTGGGCCATCCCGTCGGTGGGTGACCTCGTCTTCAACTACGTGTCGAACCCTCCGCTCATCGAGCTGGGCCCGGATGCCCACGCCGTGGTCACGCGCGAGGGGGCCGTCATCGCGGTCTCGCAGCGGGACAAGAAGCTGTACCGCATCGCCGACCTCGCGAGCGTGCCCGAGCAGAAGGACTTCCCCGCCGTGGGTGAGTTCCAGCTCGCCGCCGTGGGGGAGACCGCCGTCGTCTTCGACCAGTCGACGAACGAGATCATCACCCAGGGCGGTGCTGCCTACGGCCTCGGTGAGGAGCAGGGCCTTCGCCTCCAGCAGACCGGTCCGGACTCCCCTTCAGTGATCGTAGCGACCGCGGATTCGCTGGTCAGGGTCTCTCTCGCTTCTGGCGCGACCGAGGTCATCTCCGCGGAGTTCGACAGCGACGCCACGAGCGCGGATGGCGTCGCTGCTCCCGTCAACCAGGAGGGATGCGCGCATGGCGCCTGGGCGAGCGCCCAGAAGTACCTCCTGTCGTGCGAGGGGCAGGACCCCGTTGCACTCGACATCGAGGAGCCGACCGAGGGTGGCGTGCTCGAGTTCCGCGTCAACCGCACGGTTATCGCGCTCAACGACCTGACCAACGGCAACTCGTGGCTCATGAACGAAAACATGCGGCTCGTCGACAACTGGGACGACGTGATTCCGCCGGAGGAGGAGGAATCCGAGGAGGTCGGCGAGGAGGAGTCATCCATCCAGTCCTTCGAGGACACCCTCGCCGAGCGCACGGACACCAACCGGCCCCCGACCGCCCAGGACGACCAGTTCGGTATCCGGCCCGGCCGCACGACCGTGCTCTCCGTGCTCGACAACGATTCGGACCCCGACGGGGATGTCCTCGTCATCTCGAACTACGACGCGATTTCGGAGTCCACCGGACGACTCGACCCGATCGATGGGTCGCGCGCTCTCCAGTTCACTCCGGCCGAGGGATTCGTGGGCACGATCGCTTTCAACTACACCGTCGACGACGGACGCGGGGGTACCGCGTCGGCGAATGTCTCCGCGAGGGTCGTTCCCGACGGGGTCAACGAACAGCCGTACTCCGTGCGCAATCCCGGTGTGAGCGTCGAGGCGAACCAGACGATCAATTACAACGTGCTCACCGATTGGCGCGACCCGGATGGCGACGACCTCTACCTGGTCGGGGCTTCGCCGAAGTCGGGTGACCTCGTTCGGTTCACCCCCGATGGCTTCATCACGTTCACTCACCAGACCTCGGAGCTGGGCGAGAAGGAAGTGCAGTTCCAGGTCACCGACGGCACGGGAGCACCCGCCGTCGGTACCCTCAAGGTGCAGGTCGAGCCCGCTGGCTCCCTCAATCCCGTGGGCACCCCGGACTTCGAGACCGTGTTCGTCAACGAGTCGGTAGTGATCAAGCCGCTCGCCAACGACCTCTCTCCCTCTGGCGCGCAACTCCTCCTCGTGGGCATGGATGATCCGGCCGCTGGTGCCGCCGCATCGTTCAGTACCGACCGCGAGATCATCACGTTCACCGCGGATGCACCCGGCGTCTACTACATGAAATACACGCTGCAGGCCGGAGCGAACACGAGCGTGGGGATCGTGAGAGTCGACGTTCTCGAGAGGCCGGAGAACACGAACCCGCCGCCGGTCGCGGTCAAAGACACGGCGTATCTGCGCAGCGATGAGCCCGTGACGGTGTCGGTGCTGTCGAACGACGTCAGCCCGACGGGCAAGATCCTTGCCGTCCAGTCGATCGATGTGCCAGCCGAGGCCGCAGCGAAGGGCCTCGTGGTCGAACTCCTCGAGTCGACCCTCGTGCGCATCACATCGACCTCGGCGCTCACTGAACAGGTGAACTTCACCTACACGATCTCGGATGGCGTCGCGACTGCAACAGCGGGAGTGACGGTCGTACCCGTTCCAGCGCTGACGCGTCACCAGCCGCCCGTCGCGGCGAATGACACGGCGACCGTGCGGGTGGGTGACATCGCCACGATCGACGTGCTCGACAACGATTTCCACCCGGACAGCACCACGATGTTCCTCGATGACGAGCTCATCACTGAGCCCGAGGATGGTCTCGCTTTCATCTCGCGCGACGAGCTCCGGTTCCAGGCCCCCACGACGCCGGGGGAGTACCACGCCGACTACCGCGTCCTCGATTCGTTCGGGGAGACCGCCGCGGCCACGGTGACTTTCACGGTGACCCCGCTCGACGAGGACGCGAACCAGGATCCCGCGCCCGAGCCGCTCGTCGGTCGCGTTCTCGCTGGCGGCTCGATCCGCGTCGACATTCCGCTGCAGGGCATCGACCCCGACGGCGACTCGACCCAGCTCCTCAAGTTCCCCACCAACCCGTCGCTCGGCTCGATCGCCGAGCAGGGTACCGATTACTTCATCTACGAGGCATCCACCGCCGGTGCCGGAACCGACACGTTCAGCTACCAGGTCTACGACGCCTTCGGCGCCACCGGGCAGTCCACCATCAAGATCGCGGTCATCCCCGAGCCAGACGAGCTGCAGCCACCCACCGCGGTGCCCGACAGTGTCTCCGTTCGCCCCGACCGCATCGCCCAGGTCGACCTGATGGCGAATGACTCGGACCCGCAGGGTGCTCCCATCAAGGTCTCACCTGAGCTCCTCGATGTGCCGGACGGTATCGAGGCCGAAGTCGTGAAGGAGCGCTACCTGGTGCTCACCGCCCCGGCCGACGAGCAGTCGTTCTCGCTGCGGTACGAGCTCACGAACAATCGCGGTGGCTCCTCGATTGGTTATGTGCTCGTGCAGGTCACGCCGGATGCGCCGCTCCTGCCGCCCTCGGCTGACGACCTCGCGATCGCCCGCAAGGACATCGCGGGAGAGAAATCCATCACTGTCGACGTCTTCGACGGATTCGCCTTCAACCCCGGGGGCAAGACCGAGGACCTGGTACTCACCGCCGAGGGTCCGAACGCGGGGGCAGCGGAGGTTCTCGAGCAGAACGGCAGGATCGAGGTGACCCCGGGCGCGACGCGCCAGGCGATTGCCTACCGGGTCACCAATACAGAAGACGAGCTGAGCGCGATGGCGTTCATCCTCGTTCCTGCTGCGGTGAGCGATACGTTCGATGATCCTCCGCAGATCGATCCCGATCTTCCTGTCCAGTACGTGGCGATGAACGAGACGAAGGAGTGGAACCTCGAGGACATCCTCGACGTGCCATCAGGGCGTGACGCCAGCATCTACGACAAGAGTTCGGTGAGCGGCGTGCAGGGCAACGGAGCCTCGAGCTACGTCGATGAGGACACCATCACGTTCACGCCTGCGCTCGACTACCGGGGTCCGGCTGCCATCAACTTCACGGTGTCGGATGGCGACTCGGCCGACGACCCGAAGGGCAACACCGCCTCGCTCACGCTGCCCATCATCGTCGGCGATCCGGAGTTCAAAGACACGCCTCCGGAGTTCACGACACCGAACGTGCAGGTCGAGATCGGCGAGACCACAACGATCGACCTGAGGAGTTCCACCGCCCACCCGAACCCGCAGATCCTCCAGGAGGTCGGCTATTCCGACATCCGCCCATCGAGTTCGGATCTGTCGGCGAACCTCAGCGGATCCCAGCTGTCGCTGAGCCTGCCGCGCACCACACCCAAGGGCACCACCTTCACTGTCGCAGTCACCCTCCGCTGGGGTAGTTTCACTGTCCCGGGAACGATCAATGTGACGGCGGTCGGCTCGACGCGTCCGCTGCCTGTTGCTGTCACCGACGAACTCGAGTCCGCACGCCCGGTGAGCGCCTTCACTGTGAACCCGCTGGCCAACGATTCCAACCCTTACCAGACGAGCGGCGAGCCGCTTCGGATCGTGGATGCGACGATCACGAGCGCCGGCAATGTCGGCTCCGTCTCGTTCACCGACAACGCGATCAAGATCACGCCGGCCTCGAGTCCGCCCTACTTCGTCATCGAGATCACCTACACGATCGAGGACGCCACGAAGGATCCGGACCGGCGGGTGAACGGCCTCGTTCGCTTCACCGTGACGGACGTTCCGGATGCGGCATCCAAACCCGATCGCGAGGGCGGATCGGCCATCGGCGACGACCAGAGTGCGACGATCCGATTCTCCGCCCCGGCGTCGAACGGCAAGGACATCTCGAGCTACGACGTGCGCACCGTGCAGACCAATGCGGTCACGTCGGGATGCACGGCGGGCCAGGCCTGCACGATCGGTGGCCTGACCAACGGCACCGCGTACACGTTCCAGGTGCGCGCGATCAATGCGAACGGGGCCGGCCAGTGGTCCGTGCCGAGCGACCAGATCACCCCGTACGGCACGCCCAACGCTCCGGTCCCGTCGGTGTCCGTCACCGATCCGTGGGCACCGGGGGGAGAAATCCAGGCCTCCTGGCCGGCGGTCGCGGGTACGGGCGGCGAGACCACCTACTACTGGACGGCATCCAACGGTGTGACCGGCACAACGAACGGCACCAGCACGGGCCCGATCGGTAACCTCGGCGGAGGCAGCTACACGGTGTCGGTGCGGGCCGTGAACTCGGGCGGCAAATCGAGCGGCGACGGCACCTCGAATGCCGGGGTCATCACGGCCCAGAGCCCTCCGGATACTCCCACGATCACTGCGGCAAACGCCTCCGGTCCCTACGCTGGCAGCAGTATCACGTGGACCTGGAGTGCGGTCACGGCCAACCCCGGCGGTTCGGCGAACCTCTCCTACGACGTGCGACTCAACGGCGGCGGGTGGACCAACGTCGGCTCCGTAACCTCCTACACCTGGAGTAATCGACCAGCGGGCAACTACACGCTCGAGGTGCGCGGAACGAACAAGGCGGGCCCCGGCGGTTCGAGTCCGGGTTCCACCGTGACGATCCAACCGACGCCTCCGCCCCCGAGCAACGCGACGGTGTCCGTCAACGGGGCGTGCCTGCTCAATTCGACGAACTTCTACAACTACACCGACAGCTGTTCGGGCACGCTGAACGCCGGTGATCCCATCCAGGCCGCGTGCCGCGGTGTGCGTAACGGCGTGTGGTGGTTCTACCTGAGCAGCGTCAACAACGGTGGCGGAATGTTCATCAAGGTCGGCGACACCAACCAGCCCCTCGGAATCGTGGGTGAATGCTGA
- a CDS encoding serine/threonine-protein kinase: MRRSASTPPDLPGYSFVKLLGSGGFSDVFLYDQALPKRRVAVKVLLTEELTAANRAAFVAEANLMAQLSAHPYIVTIYQADVASDDRPYFVMEYCSGPSLAERYKREAFGVADALRTGVRLSSAVATAHGAGILHRDIKPANVLSNDYGWPALTDFGISSAVDDDALASHTTTLADALADTASSGTSPSIGMSVPWSPPEMFEDDPSPDVRSDVFSLAATIYTILAGQSPFEVRGRSNGTLDLIGRIERGAITPMSRDDVPRSLLAVLQKGMSSDPADRFATAVDFARALQRVEMELGYTPTSIEVPNLLVDAPEKSGGPDDADETRARGVATINAQPAVPTPPPPPSTDDATLLREAPSIVAQPQHTPPVDPAASEPIGETVVRPRIIGSPAPDEQATEPQPSGRSKVVGWVIAAVAAVIAVAVIVSIVVMGGPTAPVSETAGASQAPVVIESVPTPTLVGATADGATLTFTVDNPDPVDGDVVVWRVSNRTEGEPLHRAEGTSFQVTDYAEGSTLCVEVSILRAGKTSANPLEECYPA; the protein is encoded by the coding sequence GTGAGGCGCTCGGCGTCCACCCCTCCCGACCTGCCCGGGTACAGCTTCGTCAAGCTCCTCGGGTCGGGTGGCTTCTCCGATGTGTTCCTCTACGACCAGGCACTGCCCAAGCGTCGAGTCGCCGTCAAGGTACTCCTGACCGAGGAGCTGACTGCGGCGAATCGGGCGGCGTTCGTTGCCGAGGCCAACCTCATGGCCCAGCTCTCCGCGCATCCGTACATCGTGACGATCTACCAGGCCGACGTTGCCAGCGACGACCGGCCGTACTTCGTCATGGAGTATTGCTCGGGGCCGAGCCTCGCCGAGCGCTACAAGCGTGAGGCGTTCGGTGTGGCCGATGCCCTTCGCACGGGGGTCCGGCTGTCGAGTGCGGTCGCGACGGCGCACGGCGCTGGCATCCTTCATCGCGATATCAAGCCGGCCAACGTCCTCAGCAACGACTACGGCTGGCCAGCGCTGACCGACTTCGGGATCTCCTCCGCGGTCGACGACGACGCGCTGGCCTCGCACACGACGACCCTTGCGGATGCCCTTGCCGACACCGCATCGAGCGGCACGAGCCCGTCCATCGGTATGTCGGTGCCGTGGTCGCCGCCAGAGATGTTCGAGGACGACCCCAGCCCCGACGTCCGTTCCGACGTGTTCTCGCTCGCCGCCACGATCTACACGATCCTCGCCGGCCAGTCGCCCTTCGAAGTGCGCGGCCGGTCGAACGGGACCCTCGATCTGATTGGCCGAATCGAGCGCGGGGCGATCACGCCCATGTCGCGCGACGACGTACCGCGTTCCCTGCTTGCTGTACTGCAGAAGGGCATGTCGTCTGACCCAGCCGACCGGTTCGCCACTGCTGTCGACTTCGCCCGTGCACTGCAGCGGGTCGAGATGGAACTCGGCTACACCCCGACCTCCATCGAGGTACCCAACCTTCTGGTCGACGCTCCCGAGAAGTCGGGTGGCCCGGATGACGCAGACGAGACCCGCGCCCGGGGTGTTGCGACCATCAACGCCCAGCCCGCAGTGCCAACCCCACCTCCGCCGCCTTCCACGGACGACGCCACCCTCCTGCGCGAGGCGCCGAGCATCGTGGCCCAGCCGCAGCACACGCCGCCCGTCGACCCAGCGGCCAGCGAGCCCATCGGCGAAACCGTTGTTCGTCCCCGCATCATCGGCTCTCCGGCGCCGGATGAGCAGGCCACCGAGCCGCAGCCATCCGGTCGTTCCAAGGTCGTCGGCTGGGTGATTGCAGCCGTCGCCGCAGTCATCGCCGTTGCCGTGATCGTAAGCATCGTCGTGATGGGAGGACCGACGGCCCCCGTCTCCGAGACCGCTGGCGCCAGTCAGGCACCCGTCGTGATCGAGAGCGTTCCGACGCCGACTCTCGTGGGTGCCACGGCCGACGGTGCGACGCTGACCTTCACCGTCGATAACCCCGATCCGGTCGACGGCGATGTCGTCGTGTGGCGCGTGAGCAACCGAACGGAGGGGGAGCCCCTGCACCGTGCGGAGGGGACCTCGTTCCAGGTCACCGATTATGCGGAGGGTTCAACGCTGTGTGTCGAGGTGAGCATCCTGCGGGCCGGCAAGACCTCCGCTAACCCCCTTGAGGAGTGCTACCCGGCATGA
- a CDS encoding FHA domain-containing protein — MPYETLPAVSGGWLGLFRGARALLVATADDSFVAGAWAAIADDSALQALLDLLTSNGLAQTPEFALLEWQPGADARVIVRGQSTLLVTDATGQTELSGAGVSTWVERTIAAVSAIELTVPGAVAATSGYLPLVEGAVLLAGARVTLQPQSAPLGGSKLAAPVTAAATATPPSATPASTPPAPTESPVDVEATIVVAPESEPEVLEPQEGGYDYLFGETVFRSVAEAAVSAPEEDAAADDEPLAGDHDGETVLTSDIAGLRRARKARPAESVAPPAPKLVLLVSTTGAREPLSEPILVGRSPSVSKVSGGALPRLLALGSIDQDISRNHAQFTLEGDTVVVTDLHSKNGTVIVLPGKEPQTLRAGEPTSVLVGTVVDLGGGITLTVEEDQ, encoded by the coding sequence ATGCCGTACGAAACGCTTCCCGCCGTCTCCGGTGGGTGGCTCGGGTTGTTCCGCGGGGCCCGTGCGCTACTCGTCGCCACTGCCGACGACTCATTCGTGGCTGGGGCCTGGGCAGCCATCGCCGACGACAGCGCGCTCCAGGCACTTCTCGACCTGCTCACCTCCAACGGCCTCGCACAGACGCCAGAGTTCGCGCTGCTCGAATGGCAGCCGGGAGCGGATGCCCGCGTGATCGTTCGCGGGCAGAGCACCCTCCTGGTAACGGATGCCACGGGCCAGACGGAGCTCTCCGGCGCTGGCGTCTCGACCTGGGTCGAACGGACCATCGCGGCGGTCAGCGCCATCGAGTTGACCGTCCCCGGTGCTGTGGCTGCGACATCCGGCTACCTCCCGCTCGTCGAGGGCGCCGTGCTGCTCGCGGGCGCACGGGTCACACTGCAACCCCAGTCCGCTCCACTGGGCGGCAGCAAGCTTGCCGCGCCGGTCACCGCCGCAGCGACTGCAACGCCTCCCAGCGCGACGCCCGCCAGTACCCCGCCCGCCCCGACCGAGTCACCGGTCGATGTCGAAGCCACGATCGTTGTCGCACCGGAGTCCGAGCCCGAGGTGCTGGAGCCCCAGGAGGGCGGCTACGACTACCTGTTCGGCGAGACGGTGTTCCGCTCGGTGGCCGAGGCCGCGGTGTCTGCTCCCGAGGAGGACGCAGCGGCGGACGACGAGCCCCTCGCGGGTGACCACGACGGTGAAACGGTGCTCACCTCGGACATCGCGGGTCTGCGGCGTGCGCGCAAGGCGCGCCCCGCCGAGTCCGTCGCGCCGCCAGCGCCGAAGCTCGTGCTCCTCGTCTCCACCACCGGCGCGCGCGAGCCGCTCAGCGAGCCGATCCTCGTCGGCAGGAGCCCCAGCGTGAGCAAGGTCTCCGGCGGTGCGCTCCCGCGACTGCTCGCGCTCGGCAGCATCGACCAGGACATCTCGCGCAATCACGCCCAGTTCACCCTCGAGGGTGACACTGTCGTCGTGACCGACCTCCACTCCAAGAACGGAACGGTCATCGTGCTGCCCGGCAAAGAACCCCAGACACTCCGAGCCGGCGAGCCGACGTCCGTGCTCGTCGGAACGGTCGTCGACCTTGGCGGCGGAATCACGCTGACGGTCGAGGAAGACCAGTGA
- a CDS encoding PP2C family serine/threonine-protein phosphatase: MSIEGRRDFAAHGITASFRFEGYSDRGSVRRVNEDSFIASPPVFVVADGMGGHAYGDRASQAAIAAFADSIDMTAPASAREVLATIARANDAVLALTDNAQVAVISGTTLTGVALVDIGSSDNYHWMAFNVGDSRTYSWDGRTLTQVTVDHSAVQELIDLGELSRADAEHHPHRNVVTRALGADTVVDPDIWILPARARQTFLLCSDGLTKELSDDEIARIIVFHDAEQLRESDNLPLTLAERLVRAAVAAGGSDNITVVLIECELTGVVGGDIGDDTHERGNLPGVLEDTRPRG; encoded by the coding sequence ATGTCGATCGAAGGCAGGCGCGATTTCGCTGCTCACGGCATCACCGCGAGCTTCCGGTTCGAGGGCTATAGCGATCGCGGCTCCGTGCGCCGGGTCAACGAGGACAGTTTCATCGCGTCGCCACCGGTTTTTGTCGTCGCCGACGGGATGGGCGGTCATGCCTACGGTGACCGTGCCAGCCAGGCGGCGATCGCCGCGTTCGCGGACTCCATCGACATGACGGCACCGGCATCCGCCCGGGAGGTGCTCGCCACAATCGCCCGAGCCAACGACGCAGTTCTCGCCCTCACCGACAACGCACAGGTTGCCGTCATCTCCGGTACAACGCTCACCGGTGTCGCGCTCGTCGATATCGGGAGCAGTGACAACTATCACTGGATGGCCTTCAACGTCGGCGACTCCCGCACCTACTCGTGGGACGGCCGTACGCTCACGCAGGTCACGGTCGACCACTCCGCGGTGCAGGAATTGATCGATCTGGGAGAACTCTCCCGGGCGGATGCCGAGCACCACCCGCACCGCAATGTGGTTACTCGCGCGTTGGGAGCCGATACCGTCGTCGACCCGGACATCTGGATCCTCCCGGCGAGAGCCAGGCAGACCTTCCTCCTGTGTTCGGATGGCCTCACTAAGGAGCTGAGCGATGACGAGATCGCTCGCATCATCGTCTTCCACGACGCCGAACAGCTGCGCGAGAGCGACAATCTCCCACTGACCCTCGCGGAGCGCCTGGTGCGCGCAGCCGTCGCGGCTGGCGGATCGGACAACATCACCGTCGTGCTCATCGAGTGCGAGTTGACGGGCGTGGTTGGGGGCGACATCGGCGACGACACGCACGAACGAGGTAATCTGCCCGGGGTACTCGAAGACACCAGGCCGAGAGGGTAG